One Drosophila santomea strain STO CAGO 1482 chromosome X, Prin_Dsan_1.1, whole genome shotgun sequence DNA segment encodes these proteins:
- the LOC120455582 gene encoding pyruvate dehydrogenase [acetyl-transferring]-phosphatase 1, mitochondrial isoform X1 translates to MFKFVLNDAATYVRSNVREFSLNALRLLPQLPQLSPYDVNLVLRENEFVYNFPVDGVIRSYETNQLGSNSPCEDSRTEASLLHRNGFICGIFDGHAGASCGQVVSKRLLRYVSAATLPRQVLREQMKLGADSQSFLKCHNDNVDFVSEIKPIYEASFLKYINQLTETPQRDVSSELVNAFLQLDDGLSQEALASSDVRTMSVALSGAVACLVHIEGLQMHVASTGDCGAVLGVLDPQTQQWQPKKLNIEHNTENMSEVRRILGEHPKEEQETVIRNGRLLSQLAPLRAFGDFRYKWSLDVMQQKVLPMFGEQAMAPNYYTPPYLTARPDVQQHELGPNDKFLVIASDGLWDFLSPSEVVSLVGEHINSKKILEPMRLPEGDTTLQQISDQLAERKAGLTRKPVDQNAATHLIRHALGATDYGIEHSKISYYLTLPKDVVRLYRDDITITVIYFNSEHIAQLHTEVDQTGVTAPVA, encoded by the exons ATGTTCAAGTTCGTGCTGAACGACGCCGCCACCTACGTGCGATCCAATGTGCGGGAGTTCAGTTTGAATGCACTGCGCCTGCTGCCGCAACTGCCTCAATTGAGTCCATACGAT GTTAACCTAGTTCTAAGGGAGAACGAGTTCGTTTACAACTTCCCCGTGGACGGAGTCATCCGCAGCTATGAAACAAATCAGCTGGGATCCAACTCGCCCTGCGAGGATTCCCGCACGGAGGCCAGTTTGCTGCACCGCAACGGCTTCATTTGTGGCATCTTCGACGGCCATGCGGGAGCATCCTGTGGCCAAGTGGTGTCCAAGCGACTGCTGCGCTATGTTTCGGCGGCCACCTTGCCACGCCAGGTGCTCCGGGAGCAGATGAAGCTGGGTGCCGATAGCCAGTCGTTCCTCAAATGCCACAACGACAACGTGGACTTCGTCAGCGAGATCAAGCCCATTTACGAGGCCAGTTTCCTCAAGTACATCAATCAATTGACGGAGACACCGCAGCGTGATGTGTCCAGTGAACTGGTCAACGCCTTCCTCCAGCTGGACGACGGGCTTTCCCAGGAGGCTCTGGCCAGCAGCGATGTGCGCACCATGAGCGTTGCACTTTCTG GTGCCGTTGCCTGTTTGGTTCACATTGAGGGACTGCAGATGCACGTGGCCAGCACTGGTGACTGTGGCGCCGTGTTGGGCGTCCTCGATCCCCAGACgcagcagtggcagccaaAGAAGCTCAACATCGAGCACAATACCGAAAATATGTCTGAGGTGCGTCGCATTCTGGGCGAGCATCccaaggaggagcaggagacGGTGATCCGAAATGGCAGGCTGCTCAGCCAGCTGGCGCCGTTGCGTGCCTTTGGGGACTTTCGCTACAAGTGGTCCCTGGACGTAATGCAGCAGAAGGTGCTGCCGATGTTCGGCGAGCAGGCAATGGCGCCAAATTACTACACGCCACCGTACCTAACCGCCCGTCCCGATGTCCAGCAACATGAATTGGGGCCCAACGATAAGTTTCTAGTCATCGCCAGCGACGGCCTGTGGGATTTCCTATCGCCCAGCGAGGTGGTCAGCTTGGTGGGGGAGCACATCAACTCCAAAAAGATCCTTGAACCGATGCGCCTGCCGGAAGGCGACACAACGCTGCAGCAAATCTCCGATCAGCTGGCCGAGAGGAA GGCTGGTCTCACCCGCAAACCCGTGGATCAGAACGCGGCCACGCATCTCATTCGGCATGCATTGGGCGCCACCGACTATGGGATTGAGCACTCCAAGATCTCGTACTATTTGACGCTGCCCAAGGACGTGGTGCGTCTGTATCGCGACGACATCACAATCACTGTCATCTACTTTAACTCGGAGCACATTGCCCAGCTGCACACCGAGGTGGATCAAACGGGGGTCACTGCGCCGGTAGCGTGA
- the LOC120455582 gene encoding pyruvate dehydrogenase [acetyl-transferring]-phosphatase 1, mitochondrial isoform X2: MGAVNLVLRENEFVYNFPVDGVIRSYETNQLGSNSPCEDSRTEASLLHRNGFICGIFDGHAGASCGQVVSKRLLRYVSAATLPRQVLREQMKLGADSQSFLKCHNDNVDFVSEIKPIYEASFLKYINQLTETPQRDVSSELVNAFLQLDDGLSQEALASSDVRTMSVALSGAVACLVHIEGLQMHVASTGDCGAVLGVLDPQTQQWQPKKLNIEHNTENMSEVRRILGEHPKEEQETVIRNGRLLSQLAPLRAFGDFRYKWSLDVMQQKVLPMFGEQAMAPNYYTPPYLTARPDVQQHELGPNDKFLVIASDGLWDFLSPSEVVSLVGEHINSKKILEPMRLPEGDTTLQQISDQLAERKAGLTRKPVDQNAATHLIRHALGATDYGIEHSKISYYLTLPKDVVRLYRDDITITVIYFNSEHIAQLHTEVDQTGVTAPVA; the protein is encoded by the exons ATGGGAGCC GTTAACCTAGTTCTAAGGGAGAACGAGTTCGTTTACAACTTCCCCGTGGACGGAGTCATCCGCAGCTATGAAACAAATCAGCTGGGATCCAACTCGCCCTGCGAGGATTCCCGCACGGAGGCCAGTTTGCTGCACCGCAACGGCTTCATTTGTGGCATCTTCGACGGCCATGCGGGAGCATCCTGTGGCCAAGTGGTGTCCAAGCGACTGCTGCGCTATGTTTCGGCGGCCACCTTGCCACGCCAGGTGCTCCGGGAGCAGATGAAGCTGGGTGCCGATAGCCAGTCGTTCCTCAAATGCCACAACGACAACGTGGACTTCGTCAGCGAGATCAAGCCCATTTACGAGGCCAGTTTCCTCAAGTACATCAATCAATTGACGGAGACACCGCAGCGTGATGTGTCCAGTGAACTGGTCAACGCCTTCCTCCAGCTGGACGACGGGCTTTCCCAGGAGGCTCTGGCCAGCAGCGATGTGCGCACCATGAGCGTTGCACTTTCTG GTGCCGTTGCCTGTTTGGTTCACATTGAGGGACTGCAGATGCACGTGGCCAGCACTGGTGACTGTGGCGCCGTGTTGGGCGTCCTCGATCCCCAGACgcagcagtggcagccaaAGAAGCTCAACATCGAGCACAATACCGAAAATATGTCTGAGGTGCGTCGCATTCTGGGCGAGCATCccaaggaggagcaggagacGGTGATCCGAAATGGCAGGCTGCTCAGCCAGCTGGCGCCGTTGCGTGCCTTTGGGGACTTTCGCTACAAGTGGTCCCTGGACGTAATGCAGCAGAAGGTGCTGCCGATGTTCGGCGAGCAGGCAATGGCGCCAAATTACTACACGCCACCGTACCTAACCGCCCGTCCCGATGTCCAGCAACATGAATTGGGGCCCAACGATAAGTTTCTAGTCATCGCCAGCGACGGCCTGTGGGATTTCCTATCGCCCAGCGAGGTGGTCAGCTTGGTGGGGGAGCACATCAACTCCAAAAAGATCCTTGAACCGATGCGCCTGCCGGAAGGCGACACAACGCTGCAGCAAATCTCCGATCAGCTGGCCGAGAGGAA GGCTGGTCTCACCCGCAAACCCGTGGATCAGAACGCGGCCACGCATCTCATTCGGCATGCATTGGGCGCCACCGACTATGGGATTGAGCACTCCAAGATCTCGTACTATTTGACGCTGCCCAAGGACGTGGTGCGTCTGTATCGCGACGACATCACAATCACTGTCATCTACTTTAACTCGGAGCACATTGCCCAGCTGCACACCGAGGTGGATCAAACGGGGGTCACTGCGCCGGTAGCGTGA
- the LOC120455580 gene encoding lateral signaling target protein 2 homolog, with protein sequence MSSSTSERKRYHKDNAPTDDILTLINLVRQNPALYNYKLQPNQRRRSDVLNGWQEVAQQIGNKYTVQEVRRKWKNLRDTFHQYRLRTPKYIEGRLSKWRYAKELDFLSTVYQPKLKSHRNTQSSYETSGGGGGGGGVGGANSTSLPIGAMLHLKQHVDDDDDEVVDDDGQSDHDTATLSSHHGASQITLVSDEAETFILTAYEEGVSDDTVSQHHHHHHHGHHQQQHHHQPHHHHHHHHQSQHDGSISSIELSQIAHDDDVVDDVDDDDDVVDHDGQMDIVKHELDEDGATGAEVDYEEVCLYEEASGAHVDCEMGVGDAVDGGSDVTHGKGFHYIDAHEFCISDIESQTVRSSQHQFTTSGGSGNASNSVLAGGTVVADGKLKNLTLVTTTSTAAGGGGSTNRHDSSVSTQQISLVDVTEATSTSVTISSTPAISLNAATVTTTPAAALCNTTSFTSTPTATILQLPSLSCGSGQPLAVSAAASSSNNLIKEDELHQQQQVAQALAKRDELDLFFDFLKKKMQCFSKTQITQIQMEFLNCVSRQEAAEQDGKD encoded by the exons aTGTCCTCGTCGACGTCAGAGCGCAAGCGCTACCACAAGGACAACGCGCCCACGGATGACATCCTTACGCTGATCAACCTGGTGCGCCAGAATCCGGCTCTCTACAACTACAAACTGCAGCCGAACCAGCGACGCCGCTCAGATGTCCTCAACGGATGGCAGGAGGTCGCCCAGCAGATAGGAA ACAAGTACACGGTGCAGGAGGTGCGTCGCAAGTGGAAGAATCTGCGGGACACGTTCCACCAGTACCGTCTCCGCACGCCCAAGTACATCGAGGGCCGGCTGTCCAAGTGGCGCTACGCCAAGGAGCTGGATTTCCTGTCGACGGTGTACCAGCCCAAGCTCAAATCGCACCGCAACACGCAGAGCAGCTATGAGACGAGTGGgggaggcggcggcggtggaggcgTTGGTGGCGCTAATAGCACCAGTTTGCCCATTGGAGCGATGCTGCATTTGAAACAGCACGtggacgatgacgacgacgaggtGGTGGACGATGATGGACAGTCGGATCACGATACCGCCACACTTTCCTCGCATCACGGCGCCTCGCAGATCACGCTGGTCAGCGATGAGGCGGAGACCTTCATCCTGACCGCCTACGAGGAGGGCGTTTCGGATGACACTGTATcgcagcaccaccatcaccatcatcatggccatcaccagcagcagcatcaccacCAGCcgcatcaccatcaccaccatcatcatcagtcCCAGCACGACGGCAGCATCTCCAGCATTGAGCTCTCCCAGATTGCCCACGACGACGATGTGGTCGATGATgtcgacgacgacgatgatgtCGTCGACCACGACGGTCAGATGGACATTGTGAAGCACGAACTGGACGAGGATGGCGCCACCGGCGCCGAGGTTGACTACGAGGAGGTGTGCCTGTACGAGGAGGCCAGCGGTGCACATGTGGATTGCGAAATGGGTGTGGGCGACGCCGTGGACGGCGGTAGCGATGTAACCCACGGCAAGGGTTTCCACTACATCGATGCACACGAGTTTTGCATATCGGACATTGAGTCGCAGACAGTTCGCTCCAGCCAGCATCAGTTCACGACCAGCGGTGGCTCGGGCAATGCCTCGAATAGTGTCCTGGCCGGTGGAACTGTGGTGGCCGATGGCAAGCTAAAGAATCTCACGCTGGTCACCACCACATCTACAGCGGCTGGGGGCGGTGGATCAACAAATCGTCATGATTCTTCGGTGTCAACGCAGCAGATTTCCCTGGTGGATGTAACCGAGGCGACCAGTACCAGTGTGACGATTTCCAGCACGCCGGCCATTTCTCTAAATGCGGCCACCGTGACCACaacgccagcagcagcgctgTGCAACACCACATCCTTCACATCCACGCCGACGGCCACGATCCTTCAGTTGCCCTCCCTGAGCTGCGGATCTGGCCAGCCATTGGCCGTTAGTGCGGCGGCCAGCAGCTCTAACAATCTCATCAAAGAGGACGAgctgcaccagcagcagcaggtggcCCAGGCACTGGCCAAGCGTGATGAGCTTGATCTGTTCTTTGACTTTCTCAAAAAGAAGATGCAGTGCTTCAGCAAGACACAGATCACGCAAATTCAGATGGAGTTCCTCAACTGTGTCAGTCGGCAGGAGGCGGCCGAGCAGGATGGCAAGGATTAG